Proteins encoded in a region of the Paenibacillus pedocola genome:
- a CDS encoding glycoside hydrolase family 43 protein produces the protein MSTNKEYSNPLVEQRADPWVYKHTDGYYYFTASVPEYDRIEVRRAETIEGLRDAAPVVAWRKYETGPLSANIWAPEIHYIAGKWYIYFAAARTTETNDGLFDHRMFVLENESPNPLEGSWTEKGQLKTAWESFALDATTFEHNGVLYYVWAQKDPEIPGNSNLYISEMSSPWTLTGRQTMIATPEYEWEKIGFSVNEGAAVLKRNGRIFISFSASATDFNYCMGLLTADEDSDLLDAASWKKHPEPVFKTSQETGQYGPGHNSFTVNEHGEDVLIYHARNYKEITGDPLYDPNRHTRAQVLGWNEDGTPDFGVPVKDSRK, from the coding sequence ATGAGCACGAACAAAGAATACAGCAATCCGCTTGTGGAGCAGCGCGCGGATCCTTGGGTATATAAACACACAGACGGTTATTACTACTTCACCGCTTCCGTACCGGAATACGACCGGATTGAGGTTCGCAGAGCGGAGACGATTGAAGGACTCAGAGATGCAGCACCGGTTGTTGCCTGGCGCAAATATGAAACGGGACCGCTTAGTGCTAATATCTGGGCTCCCGAAATCCATTATATCGCCGGCAAATGGTATATTTATTTCGCTGCAGCCCGGACCACAGAAACCAATGACGGACTGTTCGACCACCGGATGTTTGTGCTGGAGAATGAATCGCCGAACCCGCTGGAAGGCAGCTGGACCGAGAAGGGCCAGCTGAAGACAGCCTGGGAATCTTTTGCCCTGGATGCAACTACCTTCGAGCATAACGGTGTCCTCTATTATGTATGGGCACAGAAGGATCCGGAGATTCCGGGGAATTCCAATCTGTACATTTCTGAAATGAGTAGCCCCTGGACCCTGACCGGACGGCAGACGATGATCGCTACACCGGAGTATGAATGGGAAAAGATCGGCTTCAGCGTGAATGAAGGAGCAGCCGTGCTGAAAAGAAACGGACGGATCTTTATCAGCTTCTCGGCCAGTGCTACCGATTTCAATTACTGCATGGGTCTGCTGACTGCCGATGAGGACAGCGATCTGCTGGATGCCGCCTCCTGGAAGAAGCATCCGGAGCCGGTGTTCAAGACCAGTCAAGAAACCGGACAATACGGTCCGGGTCATAACAGCTTCACTGTCAATGAGCATGGCGAAGATGTGCTAATCTATCATGCCCGCAATTATAAGGAAATTACCGGAGATCCGCTGTATGACCCGAACCGCCACACCCGTGCCCAGGTACTGGGCTGGAACGAAGACGGTACGCCGGATTTCGGCGTACCGGTGAAGGACAGCCGGAAGTAG
- a CDS encoding phosphatidylinositol-specific phospholipase C domain-containing protein: MDYKNWMYVTTGIHNRKLRNICLPASHDSGTYNLSHTLTPDPNPELKKALDIVQKIAKDMDKIPGIGKIINPFAWVQDAIVPAIKGVSTATTRSIGQQLSDGIRSLDLRVYYNAGDKQFYTYHGLMGTRITDILNDILTFLKSTSGEIVFVTMGHFKCFEDKQYTDFSNLVKQTLGDYAYTRKNDLSNRIMNDPFDNTYTEIINQSGSAKSRVILVNDKSEDPVFWPKTYSPPDNNKNNNTLYGYYTDTNKLDYMLNEQYSNFQNANRDKPFALYMTLTPNESDVTHIIISSLASAIAKLAAGLLLNPITFSVGTALEGVAAGLAIYNATLDWKTLKKLSWKVDSDIEKLMVNHFLASFQGNNPISFIYLDYYETTDIVHFAINLSLNKYYKWYGNERISAVSGISPESNLSPALASYNTQMHMVFKGAHSNDLCQAVFNGSQWTGNVKISSISGISPESGLSPALAVFGDKLYMVFKGAHSNDLCQAVFDGSQWTGNVKISSISGISPNSNVSPALVTFRDKLYMVFKGAHSNDLCQAVFDGNQWAGNVKISSISRITPESTCTPALAVFGDKLYMVYKGAHSNDLCQAIFDGSEWTGNVSISSISDISPQSDSSPALTAFSDNLYLVYKGANSSDTYQAVFDGSGWMGDVKLSDISDISPASDHRPSLSALDEKLFMVYKGSGSNDIYESIMEAIKFG, from the coding sequence TTGGATTACAAGAATTGGATGTATGTAACGACGGGAATTCATAATCGTAAACTGCGAAATATTTGTCTGCCTGCATCGCATGATTCCGGTACCTATAATTTGAGTCATACATTAACCCCTGATCCGAACCCCGAACTGAAAAAAGCACTCGACATTGTCCAGAAAATCGCAAAAGATATGGATAAAATACCGGGAATCGGGAAAATCATAAACCCCTTCGCCTGGGTACAGGATGCTATCGTTCCGGCGATCAAAGGGGTGTCCACCGCTACTACCCGCAGCATTGGACAGCAATTGTCTGACGGGATCCGAAGTTTGGATCTGAGAGTATATTACAACGCCGGCGATAAACAATTTTATACCTATCATGGGCTTATGGGCACCAGAATAACCGACATCCTGAATGATATCTTGACTTTTTTAAAATCTACATCTGGAGAGATTGTCTTCGTGACAATGGGACATTTCAAATGCTTTGAGGATAAGCAGTACACTGATTTTTCGAACTTGGTCAAGCAGACATTAGGAGACTACGCCTATACAAGAAAGAACGATCTTTCGAACCGGATCATGAACGATCCGTTCGATAATACCTACACCGAAATTATTAATCAATCCGGTAGCGCAAAATCGAGGGTCATCCTGGTGAACGATAAATCGGAAGATCCTGTGTTCTGGCCTAAAACCTACAGTCCTCCTGATAACAATAAAAATAATAATACGCTTTACGGGTATTACACCGATACCAATAAATTAGATTATATGTTAAACGAACAGTACTCCAACTTCCAAAATGCTAACCGTGACAAGCCGTTCGCGCTCTATATGACATTGACTCCAAATGAATCGGACGTCACTCACATTATCATTTCCAGTCTTGCATCCGCCATTGCCAAACTTGCTGCCGGTTTACTACTAAACCCGATCACATTCTCAGTGGGAACGGCCTTGGAGGGCGTTGCCGCTGGTCTTGCAATCTATAACGCTACGCTGGACTGGAAGACTTTGAAAAAGCTGAGTTGGAAAGTCGACTCGGATATCGAAAAATTAATGGTAAACCATTTTTTAGCTTCTTTTCAGGGAAACAATCCGATCTCGTTTATTTACCTGGATTATTACGAAACGACAGACATCGTCCATTTTGCTATCAATCTCAGCCTGAACAAGTACTACAAGTGGTATGGAAACGAGCGTATATCCGCTGTTTCAGGGATTTCCCCGGAGTCCAATTTGTCACCAGCCTTAGCATCTTACAACACTCAAATGCACATGGTGTTTAAGGGAGCGCATTCCAACGACCTTTGCCAAGCCGTATTCAACGGTAGCCAGTGGACCGGAAATGTCAAAATTTCCTCAATCTCAGGCATTTCTCCGGAGTCAGGTCTAAGCCCTGCCTTAGCGGTATTCGGAGATAAACTGTATATGGTTTTCAAAGGAGCACATTCTAACGATCTATGCCAAGCTGTTTTCGATGGTAGCCAGTGGACCGGAAATGTCAAAATCTCCTCGATCTCGGGCATCTCCCCGAATTCGAATGTTAGCCCGGCCTTAGTCACTTTCAGAGACAAGCTGTATATGGTTTTTAAAGGAGCACATTCTAACGATCTATGCCAAGCTGTTTTTGACGGTAATCAGTGGGCCGGTAATGTAAAAATTTCTTCGATTTCAAGAATTACTCCAGAATCCACCTGTACACCAGCTTTGGCGGTATTCGGTGATAAACTGTACATGGTTTATAAGGGGGCGCATTCTAATGACCTGTGCCAAGCTATTTTCGATGGTAGCGAGTGGACTGGGAATGTGAGTATTTCCTCCATCTCTGATATTTCTCCACAATCGGACAGCAGTCCAGCCTTGACGGCTTTCAGCGATAACCTGTACTTGGTCTACAAAGGAGCCAATTCCAGCGACACTTATCAAGCCGTCTTTGACGGCAGTGGGTGGATGGGGGACGTAAAACTTTCAGATATATCGGATATATCTCCGGCGTCCGACCACAGGCCTTCCCTGTCTGCCTTGGACGAAAAGCTGTTTATGGTCTACAAAGGTTCCGGGTCCAACGATATTTACGAGAGCATAATGGAAGCTATTAAATTTGGATGA
- a CDS encoding SOS response-associated peptidase — MCQRFSMAAELPEVQEHFQIDRVMYYYKNRYNISPTQHTPVVLQQNGVRILDEFRWGFIPYWGKDAINADLRNVHQNSSYRKMVDKQRCVIPCNGFYYWKKEGKKEYPVRVIMKNGSMFGVAGLYEIWRDTRGEPLRTCTLVMTDANPLIGEFESRMPAILSRENMARWLDENTNDLDALDPILRPHVTEEMHAYAVTPLIDNDEHDTDECIREWDLKRPLVKRLY; from the coding sequence ATGTGTCAACGTTTTTCTATGGCTGCGGAGCTGCCGGAGGTTCAGGAGCATTTTCAGATTGATCGTGTGATGTACTACTATAAAAACCGTTATAACATTAGTCCCACGCAGCATACGCCAGTCGTGCTACAGCAGAACGGGGTGCGGATACTTGATGAATTTCGCTGGGGATTCATTCCTTACTGGGGGAAAGACGCAATCAATGCGGACCTCAGGAATGTGCATCAGAATTCGAGCTACCGCAAAATGGTGGACAAGCAGCGGTGCGTGATTCCGTGCAACGGGTTTTACTATTGGAAAAAAGAAGGAAAGAAGGAATATCCGGTGCGGGTGATCATGAAGAACGGCAGCATGTTCGGGGTGGCCGGTCTGTACGAAATTTGGCGGGATACGCGAGGGGAACCGCTCCGCACTTGTACCCTGGTCATGACGGATGCCAACCCGCTCATTGGGGAATTTGAGAGCCGGATGCCTGCGATTCTGTCCCGGGAGAACATGGCCCGATGGCTCGACGAGAATACGAACGATCTGGATGCCCTCGATCCGATTCTGCGTCCCCATGTGACTGAAGAGATGCACGCGTATGCGGTGACGCCATTGATTGATAATGATGAGCATGACACCGATGAATGCATCCGTGAGTGGGATCTGAAGCGGCCGCTCGTTAAACGCTTATATTAA
- a CDS encoding AraC family transcriptional regulator codes for MVAFELIVDMPVDFEITGKFVAPSSDWIHLSRILQDYELIVMTEGVLYLAGDTTYFTVSKGEYLLLPPYTKQYGYQSSNCSFYWLHFNSPDGIKITDVTGHTLNREDNKLLLPQYGSLKSLEKIIVMMKQLQDSVKGYNQKTLNNYMATVILCELYNQVFQNEHNPVKKTKQEQLYNDIVDYIKWSRSEHIKVSQIAAYFGYNEKYLSHLFTTISGISLKQYILQQKMELAKFLLSDTNQNISEVSLQLGYKDCHNFMKSFKKIVGLTPTDFRNAYAKRLLFYE; via the coding sequence ATGGTTGCTTTTGAGCTGATCGTAGATATGCCTGTCGACTTTGAGATCACAGGCAAATTCGTGGCCCCGTCTTCCGATTGGATTCACTTGAGCCGGATTCTGCAAGATTATGAGCTGATCGTTATGACCGAGGGTGTGCTTTACCTGGCGGGTGACACAACATATTTTACCGTCTCTAAGGGGGAGTACCTGCTGCTTCCTCCATATACTAAGCAATATGGATATCAATCTTCGAACTGCAGCTTTTACTGGCTCCATTTCAATTCCCCGGACGGAATCAAAATCACCGATGTCACCGGGCACACGCTGAACAGGGAAGACAACAAGCTGCTGCTGCCGCAGTATGGAAGCCTAAAAAGCCTGGAGAAGATCATCGTCATGATGAAGCAGCTGCAGGATTCAGTGAAAGGCTATAATCAGAAAACACTGAACAATTATATGGCGACAGTCATTCTGTGCGAGCTGTATAACCAGGTGTTCCAGAACGAACATAATCCGGTCAAGAAAACGAAGCAGGAGCAGCTGTACAACGATATTGTGGACTATATCAAATGGAGCCGGAGCGAGCATATCAAGGTATCGCAGATCGCTGCTTATTTCGGATATAACGAGAAGTATCTATCCCATCTGTTCACCACGATCTCCGGGATCTCGCTCAAGCAGTACATTCTCCAGCAGAAGATGGAGCTGGCAAAGTTCCTGCTGTCCGACACCAACCAGAATATCAGCGAGGTATCGCTGCAGCTTGGCTATAAGGACTGCCATAATTTCATGAAATCGTTTAAGAAAATTGTCGGCCTGACACCCACCGACTTCCGCAACGCTTACGCCAAGCGGCTGCTGTTCTATGAGTAA
- a CDS encoding YhgE/Pip domain-containing protein, giving the protein MANIWRIYMNDWRNLFKVPVAVLLIFALVVLPSVYDWVNVAAVWDPYSNTSGIRIAVSSLDEGAEVQGKSFNIGEEVLASLQNNRSLGWTFTDSAAAVAGVKRGDYYASIIIPADFSRRMAGILEGKLVKPEVEYTVNEKINAIAPKITGKGASAVTAQISEKFTETISSTVLTALSAIDQEFQSELPVIRRVEQGLFKLEASLPEIDKAGKLVLKLQQNWPEIASSAGRIVSLQDKLPAVEQAGAAAETLDAHWGQISEAATRLQNLESKLPELERAARLVTELDSHFGQVEAVLDRASVRLTEAGSVVNAAAEALPQADRLAAAGSSFGQELEQFLERSSTAFAAVPGAVQQNLYLLQQTGDAAAQLAAQLQTGAGQQRASQLELASARLATGSEALAHTATLLGAVNTLAPGTVGASELRALSEARVQYAAAASQAGGLAAALQGGARPDSAGLSQFSLAAGQGKSMAGGLITRFSAETLPAVTDQLQRLTTAASTAATALQQAPQRLAALDTMLAEAGHVIQSGQNGLAALQQNLPAIRREVHAAATGITDNMETFDTFVTDVLPRIQSGLPAAGNAVHEAAEFARKDLPAAEEKFRTAADLINTGLPRAGKGVERAAALVREDLPTLEAAVRKAADTLRQIKEEVNLEEIGQLLGGDIKSKSDFLANPVVLTENKLYPIPNYGSAMTPFYVVLSLWVGGTLLISLLRTGVDTGGKEYRGYQLYFGRLLTFLTVGILQALVAVLGNIFILNCYVADKVWFVLFAVLISIVFVTIVFTLVSVFGNIGKGIAIVFMVLQFSSSGGTFPVSTTGHFFQALNPFMPFTYAISLLREAVGGIVPEVAIRDALLLILFGLLALLLALTLQKPLAPFIRKSAEQAEKSKLIS; this is encoded by the coding sequence ATGGCAAACATATGGCGGATTTATATGAACGACTGGCGGAATTTATTCAAGGTTCCTGTGGCGGTACTGTTGATATTCGCCCTTGTCGTGCTGCCTTCTGTCTATGATTGGGTGAATGTCGCTGCGGTATGGGACCCTTACAGCAATACCTCCGGAATCCGGATCGCCGTATCCAGCCTGGATGAAGGGGCGGAGGTTCAGGGCAAGAGCTTCAACATCGGCGAAGAGGTGCTGGCCAGCCTGCAGAACAATCGCTCGCTGGGCTGGACCTTCACGGATTCCGCAGCTGCAGTGGCCGGAGTCAAGCGCGGAGATTATTATGCCAGCATAATCATTCCTGCCGACTTCTCACGGCGGATGGCGGGAATTCTGGAAGGGAAGCTGGTAAAGCCGGAAGTGGAATATACCGTCAATGAGAAAATAAATGCAATCGCGCCAAAGATCACCGGTAAAGGGGCATCAGCGGTCACTGCACAGATCAGTGAGAAGTTCACGGAGACGATCAGCAGTACAGTGCTCACCGCCTTAAGCGCGATCGATCAGGAATTCCAGTCCGAGCTGCCGGTTATCCGCAGAGTAGAGCAGGGCTTGTTCAAGCTGGAGGCCAGCCTGCCGGAGATTGACAAGGCGGGCAAGCTGGTGCTGAAGCTCCAGCAGAACTGGCCGGAGATTGCTTCGTCTGCCGGGCGGATTGTATCTCTGCAGGACAAGCTGCCGGCTGTAGAGCAGGCCGGTGCGGCGGCGGAGACGCTTGACGCGCATTGGGGGCAGATCAGTGAAGCCGCCACCCGCCTGCAGAACCTGGAGAGCAAGCTGCCGGAGCTAGAACGCGCCGCAAGGCTAGTAACGGAGCTGGACAGCCACTTCGGCCAGGTGGAGGCTGTGCTGGACCGGGCTTCCGTAAGACTCACGGAAGCCGGTTCGGTTGTGAATGCGGCGGCGGAGGCACTGCCGCAGGCGGACCGGCTGGCTGCCGCCGGAAGCAGCTTCGGCCAGGAACTGGAGCAGTTCCTGGAGCGCAGCAGCACGGCTTTTGCGGCCGTGCCGGGGGCAGTGCAGCAGAATCTCTATCTGCTGCAGCAGACCGGAGACGCGGCAGCACAGCTTGCCGCGCAGCTGCAGACCGGCGCCGGGCAGCAGCGCGCAAGCCAGCTGGAGCTGGCTTCAGCACGGCTGGCTACCGGCAGCGAAGCGCTTGCGCACACCGCAACGCTGCTCGGCGCCGTGAACACGCTGGCGCCCGGGACCGTGGGCGCCAGCGAGCTCCGCGCGCTGAGTGAAGCCCGCGTGCAGTATGCCGCCGCCGCTTCGCAGGCCGGCGGGCTGGCGGCCGCGCTGCAAGGCGGCGCCCGGCCGGATAGCGCCGGGCTGTCGCAGTTCAGCCTTGCCGCCGGGCAGGGCAAGAGCATGGCGGGCGGGCTGATCACGCGCTTCAGCGCGGAGACATTGCCCGCCGTGACGGACCAGCTGCAGCGGCTGACCACGGCTGCCAGCACGGCCGCCACTGCGCTGCAGCAGGCTCCGCAGCGCCTTGCCGCGCTGGACACGATGCTGGCCGAAGCGGGGCATGTCATCCAGTCCGGGCAAAACGGCCTGGCTGCGCTCCAGCAGAACCTGCCGGCCATCCGGCGAGAGGTGCATGCGGCGGCAACCGGGATTACGGACAACATGGAAACGTTCGATACTTTCGTTACCGATGTGCTGCCGCGGATCCAGAGCGGGCTTCCTGCCGCAGGCAATGCGGTGCATGAGGCAGCCGAATTTGCCCGCAAGGATCTGCCAGCGGCGGAGGAGAAGTTCCGCACGGCTGCGGATCTGATCAACACCGGCCTGCCGCGTGCCGGCAAGGGGGTTGAGCGTGCCGCAGCGCTGGTGCGGGAGGATCTGCCCACGCTGGAGGCAGCGGTCCGCAAAGCGGCGGATACCCTGCGTCAGATCAAGGAAGAAGTGAATCTGGAGGAAATCGGGCAGCTGCTTGGCGGGGACATTAAGAGCAAAAGTGATTTTTTGGCCAATCCGGTGGTACTCACGGAAAATAAACTGTATCCGATTCCGAACTACGGCTCGGCGATGACACCTTTTTATGTTGTGCTTTCTCTTTGGGTGGGAGGAACCCTGCTGATCTCGCTACTGCGTACCGGAGTGGATACCGGGGGGAAGGAATACCGGGGCTATCAGCTGTATTTCGGCCGTCTGCTGACCTTTCTGACCGTAGGCATTCTTCAGGCGCTGGTGGCGGTGCTGGGGAATATTTTTATCTTGAATTGTTATGTCGCGGATAAAGTGTGGTTCGTTCTCTTCGCGGTGCTGATCAGCATCGTGTTCGTGACTATCGTATTCACGCTGGTGTCTGTATTCGGCAACATCGGCAAGGGGATAGCTATTGTGTTTATGGTGCTGCAATTCTCCAGCTCCGGGGGAACGTTCCCGGTCAGCACGACCGGGCACTTCTTTCAGGCGCTGAATCCGTTCATGCCTTTCACATATGCCATCAGCCTGCTGCGGGAAGCTGTGGGCGGCATCGTGCCGGAGGTGGCAATCCGCGATGCGCTGCTGCTGATCCTCTTCGGCCTGCTGGCCCTGCTGCTGGCGCTTACCCTGCAGAAACCCCTGGCACCGTTTATCCGCAAATCCGCGGAGCAGGCCGAGAAATCCAAGCTGATTTCGTGA